In the Telopea speciosissima isolate NSW1024214 ecotype Mountain lineage chromosome 2, Tspe_v1, whole genome shotgun sequence genome, one interval contains:
- the LOC122650621 gene encoding uncharacterized protein LOC122650621 — protein MNTKIGALERGTTLEESFRPGQHPFTRDLMRAELPKGFKPPTFEAYDGKGDPNDHVSYFNAMMTVYGGSDVVSCRSFPTSLKGPAALWFTKLKPNSIRSFTELAKAFVNHFQSSVKQKKTATNLLAVKQCSDESIKDYITHFNAESLEIKDLDDAMAFNALHNGVTNHDLVKSLALGPVTTMPQLLDHCYQYANMLDIMKARKAVDGKVPEKKRASEKDEKSKDTKRARSDRDHSPDYTPLNTTRTKILMEVSDRGLLQ, from the coding sequence ATGAACACAAAAATTGGGGCCCTGGAGAGGGGAACAACCCTAGAAGAAAGCTTCAGGCCAGGCCAACATCCCTTTACGAGGGACCTCATGAGAGCAGAGCTTCCCAAGGGTTTTAAACCGCCTACGTTCGAGGCTTATGATGGGAAGGGCGATCCCAACGACCACGTCAGTTACTTCAATGCTATGATGACAGTCTATGGTGGGTCTGATGTAGTATCCTGCCGATCTTTCCCCACCTCTCTCAAGGGGCCCGCGGCGTTGTGGTTCACCAAATTGAAGCCTAACTCTATCCGAAGCTTCACAGAGTTGGCCAAAGCCTTTGTCAACCACTTCCAGAGCAGTgtaaagcagaagaagaccgcAACCAACTTGTTGGCTGTGAAGCAGTGCTCTGATGAGTCCATCAAAGATTATATCACCCACTTCAACGCAGAGAGCCtggagatcaaggacctggacGACGCAATGGCCTTCAACGCCTTGCACAATGGGGTCACCAACCACGACCTGGTGAAATCACTCGCACTGGGCCCAGTGACGACTATGCCGCAGCTACTAGACCACTGCTACCAATATGCCAACATGTTAGATATCATGAAGGCAAGAAAAGCAGTGGACGGCAAGGTCCCTGAGAAAAAGAGGGCAAGCGAGAAGGATGAGAAGAGTAAGGACACCAAGAGAGCAAGGTCAGACAGAGACCACAGCCCCGACTACACCCCGCTCAACACCACCAGGACCAAAATCCTAATGGAAGTATCTGATCGAGGGCTACTACAGTGA
- the LOC122650622 gene encoding uncharacterized protein LOC122650622 produces the protein MLKNLKDVRSFQWTKECQKAFEDLNAYLADPSLLTRPVPEKELLLYLATSPVAVSSNLIREEDGVQRLVYYVSHVLLDAEIRYPQIEKLAFTLVKAARKLRLYFQAYLIVVMTDQPLKKVLHKPDVSERLTTWAIELSEYQIEYRPRTDMKGQALADFVAECTQSENELEEEIVPKEKISPEPSWTMFVDGSSNAKVRGAGFILTSPEGFKILFALCLHFPASNNEVEYEALIGGLQITKAVQVRNLAVRADSQLVVNQVNRDYEAKDDRMAAYLKEVKQLLSLFESFEIIRVPCCKNEKADALSRLSKEELAQLDNSVYVEQLYGPAHLAREVTQVEVEPSWMDPIVAYQKDDVLPQDKMEAQKVRGRAARYTLIEGELYKRSITGLLLKCLTPTHAPNALTEVHQGICDSHMGGRHLAYKVLRVGLYWPNMQKDAI, from the coding sequence ATGTTGAAGAATTTGAAAGATGTGAGGAGTTTTCAATGGACGAAGGAATGCCAAAAAGCCTTTGAAGACCTCAATGCATACCTCGCCGATCCATCGCTATTGACGAGACCAGTACCTGAAAAGGAGTTGCTCCTGTACTTGGCAACATCACCGGTGGCTGTGAGCTCCAACttaataagagaagaagatggagtcCAAAGACTAGTGTACTATGTCAGTCACGTCCTGTTGGACGCAGAAATTCGATATCCCCAGATTGAGAAGCTCGCATTTACGCTGGTGAAAGCAGCCCGGAAGCTTAGGCTGTACTTCCAAGCCTACCTGATAGTGGTCATGACTGACCAACCTTTAAAaaaggtactccacaagcctgatGTATCCGAAAGATTGACAACCTGGGCAATTGAGCTGAGCGAGTACCAGATCGAGTACAGGCCTAGAACGGATATGAAAGGCCAAGCTCTAGCGGACTTCGTAGCTGAATGTACGCAGAGCGAGAACGAGCTAGAGGAGGAGATCGTGCCGAAAGAAAAAATCAGCCCAGAGCCATCTTGGACAATGTTCGTGGATGGATCAAGTAACGCGAAAGTCAGGGGAGCAGGCTTCATCTTAACAAGCCCGGAAGGCTTCAAAATACTGTTCGCGCTATGCCTGCACTTTCCTGCCTCCAATAATGAGGTTGAGTACGAAGCGCTGATTGGGGGGCTACAAATCACAAAGGCTGTACAGGTCAGAAATCTAGCCGTACGGGCTGACTCACAGCTGGTCGTGAACCAAGTCAACAGGGATTATGAGGCCAAGGATGATCGGATGGCAGCATATTTGAAAGAAGTGAAACAGTTACTGAGCTTGTTCGAGAGCTTCGAGATAATCAGGGTTCCGTGTTGTAAAAACGAGAAGGCGGACGCACTTTCCCGTTTGTCTAAAGAAGAGCTAGCACAACTTGACAACTCAGTATATGTTGAACAACTTTATGGACCCGCTCATCTAGCTCGAGAGGTCACACAGGTCGAGGTCGAGCCcagctggatggacccgatTGTCGCTTATCAGAAAGATGATGtcctaccccaagataaaatggAGGCACAAAAGGTTCGAGGTCGTGCCGCCCGGTATACTCTAATAGAAGGAGAGCTTTACAAAAGGTCAATCACAGGCCTGTTGCTGAAATGTTTAACTCCCACACATGCCCCGAATGCCTTGACAGAGGTCCATCAAGGCATATGCGACAGTCACATGGGGGGACGCCACCTGGCCTATAAAGTACTGAGAGTTGGACTCTATTGGCCCAACATGCAGAAGGACGCCATCTAG